The following coding sequences are from one Pecten maximus unplaced genomic scaffold, xPecMax1.1, whole genome shotgun sequence window:
- the LOC117318862 gene encoding uncharacterized protein LOC117318862 → MCLRGPAQRILSELTVGQIAVKNAFLRRFDPPGRESAYKSEFRNRSREAGESLVDYGERLRMLARKAFPFKDAAQLESDTVDQFVDGVCNFELGKHVQFCHPSSLDQAVSAAIEFEAVSNRQTQNRKPHDLNPEAPAFVHAVNSTKQSTNGTAEKDLAALILEQFEQLNKRMSQRKGSSKTYVPVSQRKCYSCGETGHMSYACPKKDSLNNNGNQAQGN, encoded by the coding sequence ATGTGTTTGAGAGGTCCTGCTCAGCGCATTCTGTCAGAACTCACAGTTGGACAAATTGCTGTAAAGAATGCTTTTCTTAGGAGGTTTGATCCACCTGGTAGGGAGTCAGCATACAAATCTGAGTTTAGGAATAGGTCCAGAGAGGCAGGGGAATCACTCGTTGACTACGGGGAAAGGTTGAGAATGTTAGCTAGAAAGGCTTTTCCTTTTAAAGATGCTGCACAGTTAGAGAGTGACACTGTGGATCAGTTTGTAGATGGTGTTTGCAATTTTGAGTTGGGGAAACATGTACAGTTTTGTCACCCCAGTAGTCTAGATCAAGCTGTAAGTGCAGCAATAGAGTTTGAAGCTGTCAGTAATAGACAGACACAGAATAGGAAACCCCATGACCTCAACCCTGAGGCTCCTGCCTTTGTACACGCTGTAAACAGTACCAAACAATCAACAAATGGTACAGCTGAGAAAGACTTAGCAGCTCTTATCTTGGAGCAATTTGAGCAGTTAAATAAAAGAATGTCTCAGCGCAAGGGTTCTAGCAAAACCTATGTCCCTGTGTCACAGAGGAAGTGCTATAGTTGTGGGGAAACAGGCCATATGAGTTATGCATGTCCCAAGAAAGACAGTCTGAACAATAATGGGAATCAGGCCCAGGGAAATTAG